Part of the Penicillium digitatum chromosome 4, complete sequence genome is shown below.
GCCCTTCGTATGACCACCTCCACGCCTGCGATTCGGCCTTACCTCTCGGTCTATTGGTTTGCGGCTGCCGCTTCGGGCGTGTCTCTGCTTTTGGTGCCGTTCTTAACAATTGGTAAACAGGGCAATAACGTTCCGTCAAACGATCGGTTGATTTCCGAGGAGGCTGGTGGGAAGACAGCTGTTACTGTTAATGCCGATTCTgggatgtcttctacttTTGATATCACGGAGCATGAGAAGAGGTAGCCTACTGAGCTGGTCTATTCAGTATCGAAGAGGGTCGACATTGGGATTGAAGAGCAAAATGGGGGCGATATCTAGAGACACTAGATCTCCCTGGGCATGTATATACATACATCGCATCCCAGAATATCCTGCCTACTCTTTCATCGGGATGCCAGGCacagaaacatcattaaaCGTACTTATCAACCCACTACTGCCTCAAAGCACAGCTTGAGAAAGACATACTGTCTATCCGAATACCAGATCCAGAAATACCCCGAACCCCCCTAATCAAACAACGGCCCCAAACTCACCAAACTAAACCTCAAATCCGGATTCCCTCCCTGCGCCTCCATCTTCAAAAACCTCCTCACCCCCAACTCCAACGCAGCCTCACTAAGCGCATCCTCCCCGTCCTCCAAAACACCTCTAGCCAAAGGCCCCTTCCTTCTCCCATCCAACTCCCAAAGGGTCCCATCAACCCCCCGAACAAAAGCAACGAAATGCAAATCGACATTATCTTCCGCCGCCGGCGCAGCCGTATCCCCCAGCTTCGCCGCATCAGCATGCGCACTCTCCAGCGCCTTACTATCGTAAAGCAGATCCGCCCGTTGGATCGGCTCTAGTCCTTCCGCTTCGCGAAGCAACGTATCCAAATTCGAGCCGGCGACGACATGTTTCCGGGCCTCGCCGTTTGAAACTGCATGCAGCAGCCCGATCAGCCCGCATGCGTTCCGTATAGTTTGCTTGAACCACATTACAGGCTCCGAGGGCCCGGAGCCCGTGTAGGTTGGTTTAGAGGCGTCTTCGATTTCGCGCGAGGCTTCGTAGGTTTGTGAGACGGGGAAGACGAGGAGGAGGGCTTGGGAGGGGCGGGGGACAAAGGCAAGGAGATCGGGTTCGTCGATGGAGAATACATCGGTGAAGCCAAATGTTGGGGCGAGGCCGAGTTGGTGTACTAGGTGTGACATGACTTCTGGGTTATTTTCTGGGGGTGAGGGGTTAGTTTGGGATTCGAGGCCATTTTGGGGGCGGGGGTTTTGAGGTGAGGGCAAACCTAATGGCACGAAGGCCTTTTGCGTCGCTGGAACATCGACGTGTGCCATTGTATGCGGGCTTGGTGATTCTTGTTTATGATTGTGTTGTTCGCATGTCTTTAGGATAAGGTAAGGGCTGGGAGGGGGGAAGGATTGCGGGGTCCGTTAGCTTCCACGATTTCTAGTAGAAAATGGGGACCTTTCGATCTTAATTACTTTAATGGAGCTTTGACAGTTTGTTGGACATAGTGGACTTCTCTCCTTGTAATTTTTTTGGGGATCTAGACATCATTAACAAGATGATAGGGTCATAAATCTTTATGTACAAAATATGTACAACTTATCTGCATCGGGTTATACTTTCCCAAAGAGTTGGATTGGCCCGAGAAGCCTGAAAAACAAGGCTACCATTTCAGGCGAGTATTTTGCCCTGTTTGCACACACCACGTTCCATATCGACAGCAACAGATTCAGCTTTCTTGGGACAGTTCTGCACTTCCCATCTAGCAGGATTAAGATCATTCCTCCAACAAGGATCATGCTAATCACCGCTGAGAACCACTCAAAAGTGGATACCGAGAAAGACATTGTTTCCAGGAAACTAGTGCCGTTAGCGTCAGATTGTCAAATCGCCACTTTGCCTCTAAATCGGCCACTCCTTCCGCAAACGTCGAGTCTCCGCCAGCAGTGACTGGATTGGCACACTGATGTCCCGTGGGACCCCTGTCAATTTCCGGGCTCATTAAAAATGGGAAACGGGGCTAGATCAAATGAAGCTACGGAgaacaccccccccccccccccccccattgACCCAACGACATGGTAGCTTTTGCAACTCTCTGCCGAGAACTTCCCAGACTGGCTACTGAAAATCTAGTGGAATTCCTTATACCGGAATCTCCGGGTCTTGTCTCATTGCCACATGTTTGTGCTCGGCAGTTCTAATCCTCTACTATATGTTGCTAATTAATGCATAGAAGATCATATCCTTCTTTCACACTCAACGTGGAATGAATTCCAGCTACCTTTGTTCAACCCTATTTTATACTCTGACCATAATCATGAGGCGTGCTATGTCATCGATTGTCTCAAGGTTGGCTTAGCGTTCTTTTCTTCGACTAAAACTCCCATTTTTGGCCAGCCCATTTGGCCAGCCTAAGGGCGAAACGGCTCCAGTTCTTTCCTGTTTGCCCCTGTATTTTTGTAGCTTTTTGCGGGTCGTGACAGGAGAACTTTTTTTATTAAGAATCTTTCTCCCCCACATATATGAATTCTTCCCGGCATGACATGTACTAGGCGATATGACCGACGAACACCAACGAAAAACGGCGGTTCAGACTATCGCCGCGGTCTTTCTGCCGATCGCCACCATCACAGTGATGCTGCGCATCTATGTGCGCGGGTGGATCGTAAAGGCATTTGGATGGGATGATGGAGCTATGGTAATTGCACTGGTAAGTTCAATCTGGAACCCCGAAAGGGCTTTGTAGAGTCACAAGATCTTACAGATCCAATTTGCTGCAGCTATTTTACGCCATGT
Proteins encoded:
- a CDS encoding Ubiquitin Carboxy-terminal hydrolase L3, encoding MIPKKITRREVHYVQQTVKAPLNPYLILKTCEQHNHKQESPSPHTMAHVDVPATQKAFVPLENNPEVMSHLVHQLGLAPTFGFTDVFSIDEPDLLAFVPRPSQALLLVFPVSQTYEASREIEDASKPTYTGSGPSEPVMWFKQTIRNACGLIGLLHAVSNGEARKHVVAGSNLDTLLREAEGLEPIQRADLLYDSKALESAHADAAKLGDTAAPAAEDNVDLHFVAFVRGVDGTLWELDGRRKGPLARGVLEDGEDALSEAALELGVRRFLKMEAQGGNPDLRFSLVSLGPLFD